In Stenotrophomonas sp. ASS1, the following proteins share a genomic window:
- the ftsE gene encoding cell division ATP-binding protein FtsE, with product MSVLRFDNVSKQYAGGHEALTDVSFEVAPGEMLFVTGHSGAGKSTLLKLIHLDERPSRGAVVFDERNLLKVRGGDVPRHRRAVGAVYQDHRLLMDRSIAENVALPLILRGTRRSDINKRVRSVLERMGLGHREKALPSQLSAGEQQRVGIARAIVGEPKLLVADEPTGNLDPTLAAEIMALFAELPARGTSVLVVSHDLPLLRRMRKRVLILDHGRLVDDISPQDLAE from the coding sequence ATGAGTGTCCTGCGCTTCGACAATGTCAGCAAACAGTACGCCGGTGGCCACGAGGCACTGACCGATGTCAGCTTCGAGGTCGCGCCGGGCGAGATGCTGTTCGTCACCGGCCATTCCGGTGCGGGCAAGAGCACCCTGCTCAAGTTGATCCACCTGGACGAGCGGCCCAGCCGCGGCGCGGTGGTGTTCGATGAGCGCAACCTGCTGAAGGTGCGCGGTGGCGACGTGCCCCGCCACCGACGCGCGGTGGGGGCGGTCTACCAGGACCACCGCCTGCTGATGGACCGCTCCATCGCCGAGAACGTGGCGCTGCCGCTGATCCTGCGCGGCACCCGCCGTAGCGACATCAACAAGCGTGTGCGCTCGGTGCTCGAGCGGATGGGCCTGGGCCATCGCGAGAAGGCGCTGCCCTCGCAGCTGTCGGCCGGTGAGCAGCAGCGCGTCGGCATCGCCCGCGCCATTGTCGGTGAGCCCAAGCTGCTGGTGGCCGATGAGCCGACCGGCAACCTCGACCCGACCCTGGCGGCGGAGATCATGGCCCTGTTCGCCGAGCTGCCCGCGCGCGGCACCAGCGTGCTGGTGGTCAGTCACGACCTGCCGCTGCTGCGCCGCATGCGCAAGCGCGTGCTGATCCTTGACCACGGCCGGCTGGTGGATGACATCTCGCCGCAGGACCTGGCGGAGTAA